The Sphingomonas sanxanigenens DSM 19645 = NX02 genome includes a region encoding these proteins:
- a CDS encoding ferritin-like domain-containing protein, whose translation MTLALACRAVLTAPDPRTKTMLARRTARDWRLGRLEHAFDVAMPDAPARPARPELLPPSRMPRRGKAGSLRNRIALLHALAHIEYSAIDLAFDLIGRFGARFPRGFADDWLRVGADEAMHFALLDRRLRQLGSQYGALPAHDGLWEAADATRGDALARLAVVPMVLEARGLDVTPATADRLAALGDGQSARILQRIFTDEIRHVRAGTAWFLRACESSGFAPHAHWRLLIGVHFRGALKPPFNDSARAAAGLTRDFYGVLDPHDAAPQTSHV comes from the coding sequence ATGACTCTCGCCCTGGCCTGCCGCGCGGTCCTCACCGCGCCCGACCCGCGCACCAAGACCATGCTCGCCCGCCGCACGGCGCGTGACTGGCGTCTCGGCCGGCTCGAGCACGCCTTCGACGTGGCCATGCCCGATGCCCCCGCGCGCCCGGCGCGGCCCGAACTCCTGCCGCCGTCCCGCATGCCCAGGCGCGGCAAGGCGGGGTCGTTGCGCAACCGCATCGCCTTGCTCCACGCGCTGGCGCATATCGAATATTCCGCGATCGATCTCGCCTTCGATCTCATCGGCCGCTTCGGCGCGCGGTTCCCGCGCGGGTTCGCGGACGACTGGCTGCGGGTCGGTGCCGACGAGGCCATGCACTTCGCGCTGCTCGACCGGCGGCTGCGCCAGCTCGGCAGCCAATACGGTGCGCTGCCCGCGCATGACGGGCTGTGGGAAGCGGCAGACGCCACGCGCGGGGATGCGCTCGCCCGGCTCGCCGTCGTGCCGATGGTCCTGGAGGCACGCGGGCTCGACGTCACGCCGGCGACCGCCGACCGGCTGGCCGCGCTGGGCGACGGTCAGAGCGCACGCATCCTGCAGCGCATATTCACCGATGAAATTCGGCATGTGCGCGCCGGCACAGCATGGTTCCTGCGTGCATGCGAATCATCTGGATTCGCACCCCACGCACATTGGCGTTTGCTGATCGGTGTCCATTTTCGCGGTGCGCTTAAGCCGCCGTTCAACGACTCAGCGCGTGCGGCAGCCGGTCTGACGCGGGATTTTTACGGCGTGCTTGATCCCCACGATGCCGCACCGCAAACAAGCCACGTCTGA